TACTATGATATTAATCCCTGCTTCGCAAGCATCTTTAACAACCCTCGCATAGTCATTTGCTGCATACATTATGTTTGCACCAAGTGGGCTATCGCTACAAATCTTACGTGCATTTGCTACGATTGCTTTTAATCCATTTGCTGAGTAAAAATTTTCACTACCAAATGGTTTTGCATTTAGTTCTTTGTCGATATGTGCACGGTTTTCATAATAACCTGTGCCAACGGAGCTAATTATCCCTAGACCGCCCTCAAGGCTGACGCTACCGGCGAGTTTGTCCCAGCTTATTCCAAGTCCCATGCCACCTTGAAATATCGGATATTTCAGCTCATATTGGCCTATTTTTATCGGTTTCATTACTCTACCTTTAGTTTTGCAAATTTTCTCTTGCCAACCTGCAAGACATATTCGCCTTTTTCAAGCTTTAATTGCTCGTCATTTATCTTTACCTGATCCACACTCACGGCGTTTGCTACTATATCACGACGTGCTTGCGAGTTTGTCGGAGTAAGTTTGCAATACGTTAAGGCTTCCACGATCCAAGCAGGAGCGTTCATCGTATATTCATCAAGTTTGGTTGGAATTTGATTTTGTGAGTGTATACTGTTAAACTCATCTTTTGCTGCAGCCGCTGCACTCTCTCCGTGGTAACGTGCAGTTAGCTCAGTGGCTAGATCCTCTTTTGCTTTTTTAGGATGATAGCTACCGCTTTGTACCATATTTTTTAAATTTAAAATTTCATCAACGCTTTTTACACTTAGTAGCTCATACCAACGCCACATAAGCTCATCTGATATGCTTAGAGTTTTAGCAAACATATCATTTGCACTATCGGTTACGCCAATGTAGTTGCCTAGGCTCTTGCTCATCTTGTTAACGCCATCAAGTCCTTCAAGTAGTGGCATCATAATGACAGCTTGTTCTTTGCCTACATTGTAAATTCTCTGTAAAGTTCGCCCCATTAGTAGATTAAATTTCTGATCTGTGCCACCCATTTCTATATCACAATTCATCGCAACGCTGTCATAACCTTGAATAAGCGGATACAAAAACTCGCTTATTGATATGGGGCTGCCTGCTTTTAGACGCTTCTCAAAGTCATCTCGTTCAAGCATACGAGCGACTGGAAATGTACTAGTTAGCTCCACCATGCCGGCAGCTCCTAGTTCATTGCACCACTTGGAGTTAAACATTATAATCGTCTTTGCTGGATCTAAAATTTTAAAAACTTGCTCTTCGTAGGTTTTGGCATTTTTAGCCACCGTTTTTGCATCAAGTTTTTTGCGAGTTGCTGATTTACCGCTTGGGTCACCTATCTGTCCTGTAAAATCCCCTATCAAAAATTGCACAATCGCTCCGTGCTTTTGAAGTAATGCCATCTTTGTTAGCACGACAGAGTGTCCTAAGTGAAGATCTGGTGCAGTCGGATCAAATCCAGCTTTAACGTAGAAATTTTCGCCGTTTTCATAGTAATTTTTAACTAAATTTATTATGCGTTCTTCGTCTATGATCTCAGCAACGCCTCTTTTTATCTCCTGAATTATTTTGCTTATTTCACTCATTGTTTTCCCTTAAAATTTAATTATGATACGCATCGTTTTGAGATATAAACTCAATTATCTTATATCTATCCTTAAGTCTTTCTTTTACATCGTTTGGATTTATATTTTCGCCTATTTCAACGCTTAATGTAAATAGGTTGCTCGAAACGTCGCTATTTTCATTTATTGTGATTGTGGCTAAATTTACATCAAGTCGTGCAAGATAAGTCAAAAATTCAGCCAAAGAACCTTTGCGATTTTCTAAATTTAATAAAATTTTATATCTATGCGGTGCGTTTCGTGTCCACTTAACAAATATTGCTTCTTTGTTTGTCTCAAGTAGTTTTGCTGCTCGTTCACATAGTTTGTGATGCACTGTTACATTTTGCATATTTCTAAAACCAACGATACTGTCGCCACGTTTTGGATTACAACAGTAATCAAACTCAACATTGTTTATTTTGTGGTTTGAGTAGATTACTATATTTTCAAATTTTTGTTTTTTTACGGTATATTTATTGCCAATCGAGATTATAAATGGTCGCTCTTTTTGTATATGTTTTTTAAGCGAATTTACGACATCTTGCAAGTATATTGAGTCAGTCGCAGCTTTTGAAATCTTTTTGCTTAGATTTTCTTTCTCTAGCCAGCTTAAAACTCGTTGATTTGGCACATCAAAGATATTTTGTAGTATATTTATAGCGATTTTATTATTTAGATCTTTTATCTTTTGTTTGCAAAATGATCTTATCGTGGCTCGTGCCTTGCCAGTTCGGACGCTATTTATCCATGAGCATCTAAATTTAGCCTCATCGTCTGTTACGATACGCACGATATCACCGTTTTTCAGCTCGGTTAAAAGTGGCATTTTAACGCGGTTTATATAAGCTTCTTTTGCATACAGTCCGATCTCTGTATGCACCTCATAAGCATAATCAAGTGCAGTCGCACCGCGTGGCAGAGTAAATATCGCTCCTTTTGGCGAATAAACCGCTATATCTTCGATATATAGGCTATCTTTTGCGTATTCATAAAGCTCTTCTGGATTATTTTCACTTTCATCATTTTGCATATTTAAGTCATTTAGCCAGTCTAGTTTTGGATTAAGCATACTGCCTTCGCCACCTTTATATTTCCAATGTGCAGCGACGCCATATTCAGCGATCTTATGCATATCGTATGTTCGTACCTGCACCTCAAATATACTTTTGTTATCAAATATAGTCGTGTGAATAGTTTGGTAGCCATTTTGTTTTGGAAGTGCGATATAGTCCTTAAAACGCGAGATTAAGGGGTTAAAGTTTATATGTAAATTTCCAAGTGCAAGATAACACTCAAGTGGTTCTTTGACGATGATACGGATCGCAAGCAGGTCAAGAACCTCTTCTATCGATATGCCTTTACGTTGCATTTTAAGGTATATTGAATAGTAGTGCTTCATACGTTTTTGTATCTCAAAACTACCTTCGATAAAACCATTTTTAAGCAAAATCTCGCTTACTTTTTCGTGAAAAGAATTTAGCTTGAGTGCTAGTTGTTGCTTGTGCTCGTCAATATAGTTGTAAATTTTTTCGTATTCATCTGGCAATACATATTTAAAGCTTAGGTCTTCAAGTAAATTTTTTATCGATGAGATGCCTAGTCTATGTGCGATAGGTGCATAAACTACAAGCGTCTCTTCTGCTATTCTTTTTTGTTTATCTGGCGTTAGAGCGTCAAGAGTTAACATATTATGCAATCTATCGCAAAGCTTTACGACTAATACTCTGACATCTTCTATCGATACAAGTAACATACGTCTAAATGTCAGAGCCGAAGTAGATAGACGTTCATTGCTATCAGAACTTGCAAGTTTGTCTTCACGTATGGCTACTATTTTTGTTAGTCCTTCAACTAGTTTTGCGATCTCATCACCAAATTCTAGTTTGATCTCTTCAAGTGTTACTGCTGTATCTTCAACTACATCATGTAGTAAAGCAGCTACTATCATACTTTCATCACCACCCATATAAGCTACTATACACGCTACTAAAATTGGGTGGATCGCATAGGGCTCGCCACTTTTGCGGTATTGATCAGCATGTGAACTGATACAGGTATTAATGGCTTTTTGTAGTATTTCTGTTCTATCGTAAAATGAAAATAGAAGTTGCGTAGCGTCAAAGACGCTCTTACAAACTGCTATTTCATCGATGAGTTGCTCGATAAATATACTATTTTTCTTCAACAATAGCCTCGAACCCTATCTTGCCTTCTGCAACTTCTAAAAGTGCTATATCGGCAAATTTCATCTTGCTCGTATCTATATCTAGTAGCACGTTGGCACCATTAGAGAGTGCTTCTGCACGTTTTGCTACGATTAAAGATAGTTTATATCTATCACCATCTGTTTGTTTAAGTGCTTTTGCTGTTATCTGTTCTGTTCTCATCTTTATCCTTTAAATTTATTTTACAATTGAGCAAAGTGCGTCTGCATCGTTGTTTATTATCTTAGATAGATTACCTTGTTTAAACATATTGCATACTAGTATTGGAAGTGAATTATCCTTAGCTAGTGCTATAGCAGTATCATCCATAACTTTTATGTTGTCTTTCATAGCAGTATCGTAGTTTAG
This portion of the Campylobacter anatolicus genome encodes:
- a CDS encoding DNA-directed RNA polymerase subunit omega, with the protein product MRTEQITAKALKQTDGDRYKLSLIVAKRAEALSNGANVLLDIDTSKMKFADIALLEVAEGKIGFEAIVEEK
- the tyrS gene encoding tyrosine--tRNA ligase, giving the protein MSEISKIIQEIKRGVAEIIDEERIINLVKNYYENGENFYVKAGFDPTAPDLHLGHSVVLTKMALLQKHGAIVQFLIGDFTGQIGDPSGKSATRKKLDAKTVAKNAKTYEEQVFKILDPAKTIIMFNSKWCNELGAAGMVELTSTFPVARMLERDDFEKRLKAGSPISISEFLYPLIQGYDSVAMNCDIEMGGTDQKFNLLMGRTLQRIYNVGKEQAVIMMPLLEGLDGVNKMSKSLGNYIGVTDSANDMFAKTLSISDELMWRWYELLSVKSVDEILNLKNMVQSGSYHPKKAKEDLATELTARYHGESAAAAAKDEFNSIHSQNQIPTKLDEYTMNAPAWIVEALTYCKLTPTNSQARRDIVANAVSVDQVKINDEQLKLEKGEYVLQVGKRKFAKLKVE
- a CDS encoding RelA/SpoT family protein, which produces MKKNSIFIEQLIDEIAVCKSVFDATQLLFSFYDRTEILQKAINTCISSHADQYRKSGEPYAIHPILVACIVAYMGGDESMIVAALLHDVVEDTAVTLEEIKLEFGDEIAKLVEGLTKIVAIREDKLASSDSNERLSTSALTFRRMLLVSIEDVRVLVVKLCDRLHNMLTLDALTPDKQKRIAEETLVVYAPIAHRLGISSIKNLLEDLSFKYVLPDEYEKIYNYIDEHKQQLALKLNSFHEKVSEILLKNGFIEGSFEIQKRMKHYYSIYLKMQRKGISIEEVLDLLAIRIIVKEPLECYLALGNLHINFNPLISRFKDYIALPKQNGYQTIHTTIFDNKSIFEVQVRTYDMHKIAEYGVAAHWKYKGGEGSMLNPKLDWLNDLNMQNDESENNPEELYEYAKDSLYIEDIAVYSPKGAIFTLPRGATALDYAYEVHTEIGLYAKEAYINRVKMPLLTELKNGDIVRIVTDDEAKFRCSWINSVRTGKARATIRSFCKQKIKDLNNKIAINILQNIFDVPNQRVLSWLEKENLSKKISKAATDSIYLQDVVNSLKKHIQKERPFIISIGNKYTVKKQKFENIVIYSNHKINNVEFDYCCNPKRGDSIVGFRNMQNVTVHHKLCERAAKLLETNKEAIFVKWTRNAPHRYKILLNLENRKGSLAEFLTYLARLDVNLATITINENSDVSSNLFTLSVEIGENINPNDVKERLKDRYKIIEFISQNDAYHN